A segment of the Acidobacteriota bacterium genome:
CCGATCCCGATGGCGGTGCCGCCGGACTCGATCCAGCGTCGCAGTCGATCCATCCCCGATTCGCCCAGAATCGCCTGATACGACCCAAAGGACGACGGGAAGACGAGGACGTTGTAACGATCGAGATCCGTCGAGTTGAACCTCCCGATATCGAGGCCGGAGAATCGGAGCGCCAGATCCTCATCCAGGAGTCGCCACAGCGCACCGTAAGAAGTTGGACTGATCGGTGATCCCGTCAACACGGCGACACGTGGCTCGACCAGCGAACGAAAATGCGAACCGCCGAGGTCCGGGCCTGCCTGCGCCTTGAACGTATCCACGCCTACGATGACGGTGCTCCAGCGCTCGGCAACCTGACGCAGCTGATCGGGCAGGTCGTCGGGGTTGTCCTCGACGGGAATCACGATCGCACCGCGATCGTACGAAACGTCACCGACCCGAAACGGCTTCTCGCCCATCTGCGTCCGAATTCCCCGCTGCAGCAGGTCGACCAGCGCCGAGCGAGACGCATCGCGGGTTCCGTCGATCACGTAGACAACCGCGCCATTGACATCCCGGAACGCCCCCGTGTCGACCGGCAACGCATCGTCGTTCCACGAACCCTGGGGCGCACGCGCCGTCCAATACGCATCGACGCCGTAGTTGAAGGGCATGGACCAACCCGTGGTCTCGTAGAGCCGGGTCCCCTTTCCGCGCTCCAGATGCTCTCGCTCCTCTCGGAAGAACGCAGCGTCCATCGGTAAGTGGGGATCCAGCAACTGTCGCACGAGGAGACCGGCCGGCTGGTCGAGTCCAACCCACCACAATCGAGTGCCGGCTTCGGGAACCACCGTCCCACCGGTCCGACCATCGACGAGACCCGGCACGGTGCCACCGGCGGCGTTGGACTGGACCTCGATTCCCTGACGACGCAGCAGATCGACGAGTTTGCGGGTTCGTTCCGGGTGGCGTCCTTCCGGGAGCACCCAGCCCCGTATCGTTCCGCCCTTTCCCTGCTCGATGACGGCGCGCCGATCGGCGACGAAGTCGGCGAGGATCTCTACTCGGTTGTCCATCAACGTTGTCAGATTCGAGAGTGAACTGGTGGCCTGATGTTCGACCGCCTGCGGATAGCTGCGCGTCCCCCCGGAACGTTTCTTGACATGGGTACCGCTCGTTCGGGACATCTCGTAGAGGATGCCGACCGCGCCGCGATACATGGCCCACGACGATCCGTAGCCGGGGAAGAACTCCTCGTTCCATTCGCGTGTGAAGTATCCGTAGCCACGTTCGTCGAGCGCCCGTGCCTGATCTGCGGCGAAGTGATCGGCCCACTTCATATTGTTGTTGGGCAGGTGCGGATTGAACGGATGACGCGGCGGCGAGAATAGATAGCTGCTGTTGGCACCCATCTCGTGACTGTCGACCATCAGCTGTGGGTTCCAGCGTGCGATCCACTCCGTCCGCGTGCTCTCGGGATGCACCTGACTGAACCAGTCTCGGTTCAGGTCGAACAGGTAGTGGTTGCCCCGTCCCCATGGCCAGACGGTGCTATGGGAGAGGTCGTCCAGGTCCGGGTTGGGCGTCCGATGGGCGAACGCCGCCGTCAACGCCAGGTAGCGATCGCGGCCGTCGGGGTTCTCGGCGGGATCGATGAGAACGACCAACTCTTCGCGGATGCGTCTGGATCGTTCGTCCTCCCCCGCCACAAGTCGATAGGCCACAGCGGCGGCGGCATCGACGCTGCTCAGTTCATCGCCGTGGATTCCGTAACCGAGCCAGGCGACGGCCCTTGCGCCATCGAGCGTGGCCGAGTCTTCGGAGCCGGCTCGTCCTCGCGGGTCCATTCGCTGCTCGTGGGCGACACGAAACGTCTCGAGATCCGCGATGACATCTTCGTCCGATACGACGAAGACGATCATCGGTCGATTCTCGTGACTCCGTGCGT
Coding sequences within it:
- a CDS encoding M14 family zinc carboxypeptidase; this encodes MSRTLALVALCVLTLGLTSVAAAIPEAQQAGFSPARLFPDATFDPEIPTQESVIGFAHGARPLRHHELLTYLQQLADSSDRATIQEYARSHENRPMIVFVVSDEDVIADLETFRVAHEQRMDPRGRAGSEDSATLDGARAVAWLGYGIHGDELSSVDAAAAVAYRLVAGEDERSRRIREELVVLIDPAENPDGRDRYLALTAAFAHRTPNPDLDDLSHSTVWPWGRGNHYLFDLNRDWFSQVHPESTRTEWIARWNPQLMVDSHEMGANSSYLFSPPRHPFNPHLPNNNMKWADHFAADQARALDERGYGYFTREWNEEFFPGYGSSWAMYRGAVGILYEMSRTSGTHVKKRSGGTRSYPQAVEHQATSSLSNLTTLMDNRVEILADFVADRRAVIEQGKGGTIRGWVLPEGRHPERTRKLVDLLRRQGIEVQSNAAGGTVPGLVDGRTGGTVVPEAGTRLWWVGLDQPAGLLVRQLLDPHLPMDAAFFREEREHLERGKGTRLYETTGWSMPFNYGVDAYWTARAPQGSWNDDALPVDTGAFRDVNGAVVYVIDGTRDASRSALVDLLQRGIRTQMGEKPFRVGDVSYDRGAIVIPVEDNPDDLPDQLRQVAERWSTVIVGVDTFKAQAGPDLGGSHFRSLVEPRVAVLTGSPISPTSYGALWRLLDEDLALRFSGLDIGRFNSTDLDRYNVLVFPSSFGSYQAILGESGMDRLRRWIESGGTAIGIGNGATYLANESSGLTQTRLRSQALDKFPPVVLGIDAEDAQRAGGFRATGIRPPAPPKKPATGDSKKAAAPVAKVTRLSPYDVAPAIGAGAKPFTIGTPQGAAANPPVALGAWLKPYLADGKSAPSKEALAEADARLRRFAPRGVFLRIELDQQIWLNWGLGDSIPALINSRDTLVATQPVQVAARFAEVDQLHLGGLLWPEAAGRWAQTAYLTREGVGRGQVILFPNEPEFRGWTLGTRRLLVQAIVAGPGLGTRWSRPW